Sequence from the Brevundimonas sp. SGAir0440 genome:
CCGCATCGTCGTCATGGACGACGGCCGCGTGGTCGAAGAGGGCACCCACGAGCAACTCGTCGCCCAGGGCGGCCTCTACGCCCGCCTCGCCGAGCTTCAGTTCCGCAACTAGGGCGCCGTGGTTCGCGCCAGGGCCGGGAAGTCGCTGAACAGCGCATCGACCCCGGCCTCGGCGAAGGCTGCGGCATAGCCGGTCATGTCGCCGTGCCCGGCCGGATCGTCGCCGCTGCGTCGCTCGACAGGCAGGAAGGCGTTCTCGGCCCGCAGGGTCCAGATCACGACTTTGAGGCCCGCCGCATGGGCGTCGGCGACCAGGGGGCTCGGCGCGGTCGTGCGACCTTCGGCGTCGCGCGGCAGAACCAGGGTCATCTCCGGAGCGACCCAGTCGGCATAGGTCGCGATCGTCTTCAGTCCGTCGGGCGTGATCATCTGCGCATAGGTCACGTCCGCCCGGTCCGCCGGTCCGCCCTTGGCCGCCACGAGTTGAGCCAGCGGCGCATCGATCCGCCTCGCCAACCGCTCCAGCGGCCCGACCTCGAAACACTGAATGATGATCGGGGCGTCGGCGCCCGTCAGGCCCAGCCGCTCCAGTTCCGCAACGAAGCCGTCCTCCATTGGCAAACCGATCGCGGCGAAATAGGTCGGGTGTTTCAACTCCGGCGCCACGGCGATCGTCCGCCCGGTCCGCGCCGAGGCCTCGCGCGCGATGGCGACGACCTCGTCGAAGGTCAGGATCGGCTGCTGACCGTCATAGGCGGCGCTGTTCGGTCGAAACGCGGGCAGCCGCTCCCTGGCCCTCAGCGTCTTCAACTCGGCCCTGGTAAAGTCTTCGGTGAACCAGCCGGTGGTCTCGACGCCGTCGATGGTCTTGGTCGTCCGACGGCCCGCGAACTCGGGCCGGTCGCCC
This genomic interval carries:
- a CDS encoding glycerophosphodiester phosphodiesterase, encoding MIRFILCGLVLLTGTPALAQPLIIAHRGASGERPEHTRAAYVLAIEQGADVIEPDLVLTRDGVFVDRHENEIGGTTDVGDRPEFAGRRTTKTIDGVETTGWFTEDFTRAELKTLRARERLPAFRPNSAAYDGQQPILTFDEVVAIAREASARTGRTIAVAPELKHPTYFAAIGLPMEDGFVAELERLGLTGADAPIIIQCFEVGPLERLARRIDAPLAQLVAAKGGPADRADVTYAQMITPDGLKTIATYADWVAPEMTLVLPRDAEGRTTAPSPLVADAHAAGLKVVIWTLRAENAFLPVERRSGDDPAGHGDMTGYAAAFAEAGVDALFSDFPALARTTAP